One part of the Thermococcus litoralis DSM 5473 genome encodes these proteins:
- a CDS encoding heavy metal translocating P-type ATPase, which translates to MEGETSVNEAMLTGESKPVYKKRGDSVIGGSINLEGAIKVRIEKTGKDTYLMQVVELVRQAQETRSRTQDLANRAAFYLTLIAITAGSITLGTWLYMGMPFVFALERMVTVMVITCPHALGLAVPLVVSVSTSISAKKGILIRNREAFERAKDVQVVVFDKTGTLTEGKFEVTDVIPLEDVEEYEILKYAAALEAHSSHPIAQGIVEKAKELNLESYEVKESKVLPGKGVQGIINGKEVFVVSPNFVKENGLWKDDKRVDKVLEQGKTVVFLIIDGKLAGAIALADKIRPESREAIKKLHEMGIKAYMLTGDNAKVAKWVAEELGLDGFFAEVLPHQKSEKVKELQENGFIVAMVGDGINDAPALIQADVGIAIGAGTDVAIESADIILVKNDPRDVITAIHLARATYGKMVQNLAWATGYNTFAIPLAAGTLYSYGILLSPAVGALLMSLSTVIVAINARFLKA; encoded by the coding sequence ATTGAGGGAGAGACAAGTGTAAACGAAGCAATGCTCACGGGGGAGTCAAAACCTGTTTATAAGAAGCGCGGCGACAGTGTTATAGGCGGTTCAATAAATCTCGAAGGCGCAATAAAGGTCAGGATAGAGAAGACAGGGAAGGATACTTACCTCATGCAGGTCGTCGAGCTGGTGAGGCAGGCCCAGGAGACGAGATCTAGAACCCAAGATTTAGCGAACAGAGCTGCTTTTTACCTCACGCTCATAGCGATTACAGCGGGTAGTATAACCCTCGGAACGTGGCTTTATATGGGAATGCCCTTTGTCTTTGCCCTTGAACGTATGGTGACGGTGATGGTTATAACTTGTCCGCATGCTCTTGGATTGGCAGTTCCACTTGTTGTTTCAGTCTCCACGTCGATTTCAGCCAAAAAAGGAATTCTTATAAGGAACAGGGAGGCCTTTGAGAGAGCTAAAGACGTCCAAGTGGTGGTATTTGATAAAACTGGAACACTAACAGAGGGCAAATTTGAGGTAACTGATGTAATCCCACTGGAAGACGTTGAAGAATACGAAATTCTAAAATATGCTGCTGCCCTTGAAGCCCACTCAAGCCATCCAATTGCGCAAGGTATAGTTGAGAAGGCAAAGGAGCTCAATCTCGAATCCTACGAAGTCAAGGAATCAAAAGTTCTGCCGGGTAAAGGAGTTCAAGGTATTATTAACGGAAAAGAAGTCTTTGTAGTGAGCCCCAATTTCGTGAAGGAAAATGGCCTTTGGAAAGATGACAAGCGTGTTGATAAGGTTCTTGAGCAAGGTAAGACCGTGGTCTTCTTAATAATAGATGGGAAGCTTGCAGGAGCAATAGCCTTAGCAGATAAGATAAGACCTGAGTCAAGGGAAGCTATAAAGAAGCTCCACGAGATGGGTATTAAGGCATATATGCTTACAGGAGACAACGCCAAAGTTGCAAAGTGGGTGGCGGAAGAGCTTGGTTTAGACGGGTTCTTTGCAGAGGTTTTGCCTCATCAGAAGTCTGAGAAAGTTAAAGAGCTCCAGGAAAACGGGTTCATAGTTGCAATGGTGGGGGATGGCATAAACGATGCTCCGGCTTTGATTCAAGCCGATGTAGGTATAGCTATTGGAGCTGGAACCGATGTGGCAATAGAGAGTGCAGACATAATCCTCGTCAAGAATGACCCAAGGGATGTGATAACGGCAATACACCTTGCGAGGGCAACTTATGGGAAGATGGTGCAGAATTTAGCGTGGGCTACTGGTTACAACACATTTGCTATTCCCCTAGCAGCTGGTACACTTTACAGCTATGGGATATTGCTAAGCCCAGCTGTAGGTGCTTTGTTAATGAGCTTGAGTACAGTTATAGTTGCCATAAATGCAAGGTTTTTGAAGGCTTGA
- a CDS encoding heavy metal translocating P-type ATPase produces MPKKLKLEGLDCASCAYEIEEALKKEGFEFALVNFATKEAVIEGDIEKAKRIIKKVEPDVKVIDAEEHEHGHEHHHDGDEDPKKALYFITPSLMLFVIGIVLRYYYDMDNAFVLGIFTMSYLLVGWKVLRNAVINSIRGNVFDENFLIAIATLGAFAIREYPEAVGVMLFYVVGEFFQDLAVNRSRRSIKSLLALKAEYANLLVGDKVVQIKPEKLKVGDIILIKPGERVPVDGIIIQGTSNVDTSALTGESVPKTVREGDEILSGMLNLSGLLKVKVTKELRESTITRILELVENASARKAKTERFITKFARRYTPSVVALATLVAVIPPLAFGEPFSKWVYRALVLLVISCPCALVLSIPLGYFGGIGRAAKEGILVKGSNFLDALSRATVVAFDKTGTLTKGVFKVTKIETRNGFSEDEILRFAALAEAHSNHPIAKAIKEAYGREIDETQIKEHEEIAGHGVRARIDDTEVMVGNDRLLHKFNIEHDTCHVKGTVAHIVVNGKYAGYIIISDEIKEDSPIAVKELKRLGVKKVIMLTGDNRDVADEIAKQLGIDEFYAELLPEDKVKVIEELERKKKGDEKIVFVGDGINDAPVLARADVGVAMGALGSDAAIETADVVVMDDKPSKLPRGVKIARRTQRIVWQNIILALGVKLAFISLGIIGEATMWEAVFADVGVALIAVFNAMRILR; encoded by the coding sequence ATGCCTAAAAAGCTCAAATTGGAAGGCCTTGATTGCGCAAGCTGTGCTTACGAAATAGAGGAAGCACTGAAAAAAGAAGGCTTTGAGTTTGCTCTGGTCAACTTTGCTACAAAAGAGGCCGTAATAGAGGGGGATATAGAGAAGGCAAAGAGAATAATCAAGAAAGTCGAACCAGACGTGAAGGTAATAGACGCTGAAGAGCACGAGCATGGCCACGAGCACCATCATGATGGAGACGAAGACCCTAAGAAGGCGCTCTACTTCATAACACCCTCGCTCATGTTGTTTGTTATTGGAATCGTCTTGAGATACTACTACGACATGGACAATGCCTTCGTGTTAGGGATCTTTACAATGAGTTATCTTCTTGTCGGATGGAAAGTACTCAGGAACGCTGTGATCAACTCAATACGCGGTAATGTATTTGATGAGAACTTCCTTATTGCGATAGCTACGCTGGGAGCTTTTGCTATTAGGGAATACCCTGAAGCTGTTGGTGTCATGCTGTTCTATGTCGTTGGAGAATTCTTCCAAGATCTGGCGGTAAATAGATCGAGGCGTTCGATTAAGTCCCTCCTTGCCCTGAAGGCCGAGTACGCTAACCTCCTTGTAGGGGATAAAGTTGTTCAAATAAAGCCTGAAAAACTCAAAGTTGGGGACATAATTCTAATCAAGCCGGGTGAGAGAGTTCCAGTTGATGGTATCATTATCCAGGGAACTTCAAACGTTGACACATCCGCCCTGACTGGAGAGAGCGTTCCAAAAACTGTTAGAGAAGGTGATGAGATCCTCTCAGGCATGCTTAACCTGAGTGGTCTCCTAAAAGTAAAGGTGACAAAAGAGCTCAGAGAATCAACGATTACAAGGATTCTTGAGCTCGTGGAAAATGCGAGTGCTAGAAAAGCTAAGACAGAGAGGTTTATTACAAAATTCGCTCGCCGTTATACACCAAGTGTGGTAGCTCTAGCAACATTAGTAGCAGTGATTCCACCACTAGCATTTGGAGAGCCCTTTTCAAAGTGGGTTTATAGGGCTTTGGTTCTGCTAGTTATTTCATGCCCCTGCGCCCTTGTGCTTTCGATTCCCTTAGGGTACTTTGGGGGAATTGGAAGAGCTGCCAAAGAAGGAATCCTTGTTAAAGGGTCAAACTTCCTTGATGCGCTTAGCAGAGCTACAGTAGTTGCTTTTGACAAAACTGGAACCCTAACCAAGGGTGTTTTCAAGGTTACAAAGATAGAAACGAGAAACGGCTTCAGTGAGGATGAAATCTTAAGATTCGCGGCATTAGCAGAGGCTCACTCTAACCACCCAATAGCCAAGGCAATAAAGGAGGCCTATGGAAGAGAAATCGACGAGACTCAAATTAAGGAACATGAGGAGATAGCTGGACATGGGGTCAGAGCGAGGATAGATGACACTGAGGTAATGGTTGGCAATGACAGACTTCTTCATAAATTCAACATCGAGCACGACACATGCCATGTTAAGGGAACAGTAGCCCACATTGTAGTCAATGGCAAATATGCCGGGTATATAATAATCTCAGATGAGATAAAAGAGGACTCGCCGATTGCAGTGAAGGAGCTCAAGCGCCTTGGAGTCAAGAAAGTCATTATGCTCACTGGAGATAACAGGGACGTAGCTGATGAAATCGCCAAACAACTTGGCATCGATGAATTTTACGCAGAGCTTTTACCTGAGGATAAAGTTAAGGTCATTGAGGAGCTTGAGAGAAAGAAAAAGGGCGATGAGAAGATAGTCTTCGTTGGAGATGGCATAAATGACGCTCCAGTGCTTGCCAGAGCTGATGTGGGTGTAGCTATGGGAGCCCTAGGAAGTGATGCGGCAATAGAGACTGCAGATGTAGTCGTAATGGATGACAAGCCTTCAAAGCTTCCTAGGGGAGTAAAAATCGCAAGGAGGACTCAGAGAATAGTGTGGCAGAATATAATACTAGCACTCGGTGTCAAGCTGGCATTCATAAGCCTTGGAATTATTGGGGAGGCAACAATGTGGGAGGCTGTGTTTGCGGATGTAGGCGTTGCCCTTATAGCGGTCTTCAATGCAATGAGGATTCTGAGGTGA
- a CDS encoding DUF302 domain-containing protein: MGGKHAREMHGMGEMEKGYTYTKMVGEGFDETVAKVREELKKASFGVLSEIRVDKLFKEKLNLDMEPYVILGACNPEFSSQLVEIDPNSGSFLPCNILVYVKEGKTHVSLTLPTIAMSVAGNEELIEVATKVEEILRDVVNRV; encoded by the coding sequence ATGGGTGGAAAACACGCCCGTGAAATGCACGGAATGGGAGAAATGGAGAAAGGGTATACATACACAAAAATGGTCGGGGAGGGGTTCGATGAAACCGTTGCAAAGGTTAGAGAGGAACTAAAAAAAGCAAGTTTTGGAGTTCTCAGCGAGATAAGGGTGGATAAGCTGTTTAAAGAAAAGCTTAACCTGGATATGGAGCCTTATGTCATTCTCGGGGCATGTAACCCAGAGTTCTCCAGTCAACTTGTTGAAATCGATCCAAACAGCGGTTCATTCCTACCTTGCAACATCCTTGTTTATGTTAAAGAAGGGAAAACTCACGTAAGCCTCACGCTCCCAACAATTGCTATGAGTGTAGCCGGGAATGAGGAACTCATTGAAGTCGCTACCAAAGTGGAAGAAATCCTTAGAGATGTTGTGAATAGGGTCTGA
- a CDS encoding SHOCT domain-containing protein, with protein sequence MMFENIGGDFLVHVGEEWGWHHMMGFGWFGWFGMIFMLLFWVLIIVGIIWLVKWLIESTSRTEKASKKRALEILDEKYARGEIDDEEYERRKRKILEG encoded by the coding sequence ATGATGTTTGAGAACATTGGTGGAGACTTTTTGGTTCATGTTGGAGAAGAATGGGGGTGGCATCATATGATGGGATTTGGCTGGTTTGGATGGTTCGGCATGATTTTCATGCTGTTGTTCTGGGTTCTGATAATAGTCGGGATAATATGGCTTGTCAAGTGGTTGATAGAAAGTACAAGCAGAACGGAAAAAGCCTCGAAGAAGAGGGCACTTGAAATTCTCGATGAAAAATACGCCAGAGGTGAGATAGACGACGAGGAATATGAAAGGAGGAAGAGAAAAATCCTGGAAGGCTGA
- a CDS encoding PLP-dependent cysteine synthase family protein: MVIRMEENYTKMSIYEDIVQTIGETPLVRLKKIEKHFNVKNELYAKVEFFNPGGSIKDRIGKYMIEGAKKEGKIAEGAVIIEPTSGNTGVGLALVAADEGYLTVFTMPDKMSHEKEFLLRALGAFVIRTPTAVAASDPNSYYKVAEAVRNLIWKKRRAVTREELKAIVEYVQNLVKEEKISELSTILNEKVEETPYAYIPNQYFNKYNPLAHYETTAREIWKQTNGEIDYIFAGIGTGGTITGIGRYLKEKKEDIKIIGVDPVGSIYHLVKKGMSLEKALKKAHPYLVEGIGEDILPETVDLSLVDDIVVVNDQEAFAMTRFLARKEGILAGGSSGAALYGAIKYLKEHKITGKKIVVMFLTPEGTT; the protein is encoded by the coding sequence GTGGTGATTAGAATGGAGGAAAATTACACAAAAATGAGTATTTATGAAGACATTGTACAAACCATTGGAGAGACCCCCTTAGTCAGGCTTAAAAAGATAGAGAAACACTTCAACGTCAAGAACGAGTTATATGCTAAAGTGGAGTTCTTTAACCCCGGAGGAAGTATAAAAGACAGAATAGGCAAATACATGATTGAAGGGGCAAAGAAAGAAGGGAAAATAGCTGAGGGGGCAGTGATAATTGAACCCACTTCAGGGAATACAGGAGTTGGCCTAGCCCTAGTGGCAGCAGATGAAGGTTATTTAACGGTTTTCACTATGCCCGACAAGATGAGCCACGAAAAGGAGTTTCTTCTCAGAGCCCTAGGAGCTTTTGTAATTAGAACTCCAACAGCAGTGGCAGCAAGCGATCCAAACTCATACTATAAGGTAGCCGAAGCCGTAAGAAATCTAATCTGGAAGAAAAGAAGAGCAGTAACTCGAGAAGAACTTAAAGCGATAGTAGAATACGTACAAAATCTTGTAAAAGAGGAGAAGATTAGTGAACTTAGTACAATTCTAAATGAAAAAGTTGAAGAGACACCTTATGCATATATCCCGAATCAGTACTTTAACAAGTACAATCCCCTAGCACACTATGAAACTACAGCAAGAGAGATTTGGAAGCAGACCAATGGAGAGATAGACTACATATTCGCTGGTATAGGCACCGGGGGGACGATAACCGGAATTGGGCGCTATTTGAAGGAGAAAAAAGAAGACATTAAGATAATAGGTGTCGATCCAGTGGGCTCGATATATCACCTCGTAAAGAAAGGGATGAGTTTGGAAAAGGCCTTGAAAAAGGCCCATCCATATTTGGTAGAGGGAATCGGAGAAGATATTCTCCCAGAAACCGTGGATTTAAGCCTAGTGGATGATATAGTTGTCGTTAATGATCAGGAAGCCTTTGCAATGACACGATTTTTAGCAAGAAAAGAGGGCATTTTAGCTGGAGGGTCTTCAGGGGCGGCACTCTATGGAGCAATAAAATACCTGAAAGAGCACAAAATAACCGGAAAGAAAATCGTCGTGATGTTCCTGACACCGGAAGGAACTACCTAA
- a CDS encoding class I SAM-dependent methyltransferase — MISTLDEVREFLKKLSFDENSINELMDQIEYFEKEAPERDDIVRDYLREECIQTIVEEIVSEIMKLNRKGLKILDVAAGSGFFTERIKKKLEDNGVDVEVYGLDITPSMLKRLKYKGIIPIWGVAEKIKESVNIANKQYNINAPEKFDVVLSTLAFHHFLEPEKVLRSMKEVLEDGGIVVIVDVLKHEHEELKETLKDTHLGFSLEEIREMGSRVFNLTKVNYMDVYCEVGDIIVGLYKAVFA; from the coding sequence ATGATATCGACTCTTGATGAGGTCAGAGAGTTTCTAAAAAAGCTCAGCTTTGATGAGAATTCAATAAATGAGCTTATGGATCAGATAGAGTACTTCGAAAAAGAAGCCCCGGAAAGGGACGATATTGTTAGAGACTATCTTAGAGAAGAGTGCATACAGACAATAGTAGAGGAAATAGTCAGTGAAATCATGAAGCTGAATAGAAAAGGACTCAAGATACTAGACGTTGCGGCCGGTTCCGGATTCTTTACTGAGAGGATCAAAAAGAAGCTTGAAGATAACGGAGTCGATGTAGAGGTCTATGGATTGGACATAACTCCAAGCATGTTGAAGAGACTTAAGTACAAGGGCATAATCCCCATATGGGGCGTCGCCGAGAAAATTAAGGAATCTGTCAATATTGCAAACAAACAGTACAATATAAATGCCCCAGAGAAATTTGATGTTGTTTTATCCACCTTAGCATTTCACCACTTTCTAGAACCAGAGAAAGTGCTAAGAAGCATGAAAGAGGTTCTAGAGGATGGGGGAATTGTGGTGATAGTTGATGTCCTTAAACACGAGCATGAAGAGCTTAAAGAAACTTTGAAGGACACCCACCTTGGATTCTCGCTGGAGGAAATCAGGGAGATGGGTTCGAGAGTATTTAACCTAACAAAGGTCAACTATATGGATGTTTACTGTGAGGTTGGCGATATTATAGTTGGCTTGTATAAAGCCGTGTTTGCCTGA
- a CDS encoding helix-turn-helix transcriptional regulator — protein MNRKLVVSILLLFVFSPLTLAQYTVENIELAVYEDGYVKVTQIITPDEYTVVVDVPLIGGNVKGLMVRDENNEPLLYKLNNSILFIYFENVTNILVTYYTPDLTSKDGPLWSINLTSEVPVTIVFPENAVIVGLNSVPLKIDKNKLIMPPGNISVSYVIERNPSSATLGTEVESNPPSPPQQGVQQETNTKWFFYAIPILAILIAGGYLLIKKQLSESSTSKFSLPLTREEFQKKIEGMDLSRDEMRVLLYLYDRGGKAPQAEMKKMLNIPKTTAWRMFKRLEERGLIRVYKKKRENWVELLF, from the coding sequence GTGAACAGGAAGCTTGTAGTCAGTATACTCTTGCTTTTTGTTTTTTCACCCCTTACTTTAGCCCAATATACAGTGGAGAACATAGAACTTGCCGTGTATGAAGATGGGTATGTAAAAGTTACCCAAATAATAACTCCCGATGAATATACTGTAGTAGTAGACGTTCCCCTAATAGGAGGAAACGTTAAGGGCCTAATGGTTAGAGACGAAAATAATGAACCCCTCTTGTATAAGTTGAATAACTCTATCTTGTTCATTTATTTTGAGAATGTTACTAATATCCTAGTTACTTACTACACTCCTGATTTGACATCTAAAGATGGTCCGCTTTGGAGTATTAATTTAACTTCCGAAGTCCCAGTAACGATTGTTTTCCCTGAAAATGCCGTGATAGTCGGGTTAAATTCAGTCCCCCTTAAAATCGACAAGAACAAACTCATAATGCCCCCCGGAAACATCAGCGTTTCATACGTAATCGAAAGAAACCCTTCCTCTGCTACTTTGGGAACAGAAGTCGAAAGCAATCCCCCAAGTCCACCCCAACAAGGAGTACAGCAAGAAACAAACACAAAATGGTTCTTTTATGCAATACCGATCTTAGCAATACTGATCGCTGGAGGGTATTTATTAATCAAGAAGCAACTGTCGGAAAGCTCTACAAGCAAGTTCTCCCTACCATTAACCAGGGAAGAGTTCCAGAAGAAAATCGAAGGGATGGATCTCTCAAGGGATGAAATGAGAGTTTTGCTGTATCTCTACGACAGAGGAGGCAAAGCACCTCAGGCAGAGATGAAGAAGATGCTCAACATACCGAAGACGACCGCGTGGAGAATGTTCAAGCGCCTTGAGGAGAGGGGCCTGATCAGGGTCTACAAGAAGAAGCGGGAGAACTGGGTGGAGCTCCTTTTTTAA
- a CDS encoding V-type ATP synthase subunit I domain-containing protein, protein MISKRVIGASLFALLLLGSIGLASNVTMSNETASIDNETTVMGNVTVDITLNVSLAEQAYGLLLIIEKLSNYVTVMINATLNVDNEILQEFNETEALREAAWGAYNSSNYQLAIELAMEAMEGYRDIIKELMPEEETTKNETEEYEELIIEAQQELRRAQEYLSYVEEILNEASQLGIDVSLFLELYNQTAEAYEKVEIDITNGNLTALNEDLKLAEDLREKLSEAIEEDLIPQMLSMKADEISIVFVSKLNVQLNRTIELMNMIENLTQISNVTYPPGYEEEIRDILKDYQEELREIVEEVNNLIEEGEYDEALELIKEINEELRDIVNEIKEVREEFYEEYLKEYCEEYREQGEKEHYEKYCERGEWESEKENHKEYEENDEYKKEYEWEEEKDKNHGGNYTEKWEEDHEEEKEEHEENYTENWRENWEEYNFPKNDESNEPEKEEEDN, encoded by the coding sequence ATGATCTCAAAAAGAGTGATTGGTGCATCACTCTTTGCTCTCTTATTGCTCGGAAGCATAGGGCTGGCAAGCAACGTGACGATGTCAAATGAGACAGCCTCTATTGACAATGAAACAACAGTAATGGGCAATGTAACTGTAGATATTACGCTCAATGTGAGCTTGGCGGAGCAAGCTTATGGTCTGTTGCTTATTATCGAGAAGCTCTCGAACTATGTTACTGTTATGATTAACGCTACCCTTAATGTAGACAACGAAATTCTTCAGGAGTTTAATGAAACGGAGGCTCTCAGAGAAGCCGCATGGGGGGCTTACAACAGCTCAAACTACCAACTTGCAATAGAGCTTGCAATGGAAGCCATGGAAGGGTATAGAGATATAATTAAAGAACTAATGCCAGAAGAAGAGACAACTAAAAACGAAACTGAAGAGTACGAAGAGCTTATAATCGAAGCTCAACAAGAACTTAGAAGGGCACAAGAGTACCTCTCCTATGTAGAGGAGATCCTAAATGAGGCATCGCAGTTGGGAATAGATGTCTCACTTTTCCTTGAATTATATAACCAAACAGCAGAAGCTTACGAAAAAGTTGAGATTGACATAACTAACGGAAATCTTACCGCACTCAATGAAGACCTCAAGCTTGCTGAAGACCTCAGAGAAAAGCTGAGTGAAGCAATTGAAGAAGATTTAATCCCACAAATGCTCTCAATGAAAGCCGATGAAATCTCAATAGTATTTGTCTCCAAGCTGAACGTGCAACTAAACAGAACGATTGAACTCATGAACATGATTGAAAACCTGACACAGATTTCCAATGTTACATATCCCCCAGGGTATGAAGAAGAAATCAGGGATATCCTGAAAGATTACCAAGAAGAACTTAGGGAGATTGTGGAAGAGGTCAACAACCTCATAGAAGAAGGAGAATACGACGAAGCCCTAGAGCTAATAAAAGAAATCAATGAAGAGCTGAGGGACATTGTAAACGAGATCAAAGAGGTTCGGGAAGAATTTTACGAGGAGTACTTGAAGGAATACTGCGAGGAATATAGAGAACAGGGCGAGAAAGAGCATTATGAGAAGTACTGTGAGCGAGGAGAATGGGAGAGTGAAAAAGAAAATCATAAAGAGTATGAGGAAAATGACGAGTACAAAAAGGAGTATGAATGGGAAGAAGAGAAAGATAAAAACCATGGAGGAAACTACACGGAAAAATGGGAAGAAGATCATGAAGAAGAGAAAGAAGAACATGAAGAGAACTATACAGAAAATTGGAGAGAAAATTGGGAGGAATATAACTTCCCAAAAAATGATGAATCCAACGAGCCTGAAAAAGAGGAAGAGGACAATTAA
- a CDS encoding class I SAM-dependent methyltransferase: MNPAKKYDRFAKIYDLFESPMELQAFSKYRKKALSLVKGKVLEIGVGTGKNLPYYPKDVEVIGIDFSRNMLKKAEERRRKLGLENVKLLYMDAQDLEFEDNTFDTIVSTFVFCTVPDPIKGLKEAYRVLKPGGRAIFLEHMKSESKLLNVPLYLMEPFIRTLLGTSLLRETQRNIERAGFKIEKVENLFYDIVRLIVATKP; encoded by the coding sequence GTGAACCCCGCGAAAAAATATGATAGGTTTGCAAAGATTTATGATCTGTTTGAGAGCCCGATGGAGCTACAAGCTTTTTCAAAATACAGGAAAAAAGCCCTAAGTCTTGTTAAAGGTAAAGTCCTCGAGATAGGAGTAGGAACGGGAAAGAACCTCCCATATTACCCGAAGGATGTGGAGGTTATTGGCATAGACTTCAGCAGAAACATGCTTAAAAAAGCTGAAGAACGGAGAAGGAAGCTCGGACTGGAGAACGTCAAGCTTTTATACATGGACGCCCAAGATCTGGAGTTTGAGGATAATACCTTCGACACTATAGTTAGCACGTTCGTCTTCTGTACAGTTCCAGATCCGATTAAAGGACTAAAAGAGGCTTATAGAGTCCTAAAACCCGGAGGAAGAGCAATATTTCTTGAGCACATGAAAAGCGAGTCAAAGCTTCTCAACGTCCCCCTCTACCTCATGGAGCCCTTCATAAGAACGCTCCTCGGAACTTCTCTGCTGAGGGAAACTCAGAGAAACATCGAGAGGGCGGGCTTTAAAATAGAAAAGGTCGAGAACCTCTTCTATGATATCGTGAGGCTGATAGTGGCGACAAAACCATAA
- a CDS encoding ArsR/SmtB family transcription factor: MTEICKVYEEHMDKILEVEKKLPEEELILDIADFFDALGNPTRLKILFALLEEELCTCDLSNITGLSVSAISHQLRILKDRKIVAYRKDGKNVFYRLDDKHIKDVLKIALKHVRE; encoded by the coding sequence ATGACAGAAATATGCAAAGTATATGAGGAACATATGGATAAGATACTAGAGGTTGAAAAGAAGTTACCAGAGGAGGAATTGATTTTAGACATTGCAGACTTCTTTGATGCTTTGGGGAACCCAACTAGGTTGAAGATACTTTTTGCGCTTCTAGAAGAAGAATTGTGCACATGTGACCTCTCAAATATTACCGGTCTCTCAGTGTCTGCCATTTCACATCAGTTGAGGATCCTAAAGGACAGGAAAATCGTCGCTTACAGAAAAGATGGGAAGAACGTTTTCTACAGGTTGGATGATAAGCACATCAAAGATGTCTTGAAAATTGCATTGAAACATGTGAGGGAGTGA
- a CDS encoding cystathionine gamma-synthase: protein MRFSTKAIHIGEEPERMQYGDVVSPIHLSTTFAKKSIKEVEEGYVYSRSGNPTRNSLERKLAALENAKYGLAFSSGLAAESTVLLALLKKGDHVVTFDDLYGGTKRLFNQIMERFGLEFTYVDARNPENVRKAIRKNTRMIWLETPTNPLLKLADIKAIAEIAHEEGIIVVVDNTFASPYFQNPLDLGADIVLHSVTKYLGGHSDVVGGAVMVNDEELYEKLKFHQNAVGAVLSPFDSWLVMRGIKTLSLRMERHEKNAMAIAKYLEGHPLVKRVYYPGLPSHPQHELAKRQMSGFGGMLSFELKGGLEKAIKFVESLEIFALAESLGGVESLIELPAIMTHASVPKEERERVGIRDSLIRVSVGIEDVEDLIEDLERGFQAVGE, encoded by the coding sequence ATGAGGTTTTCCACAAAGGCGATTCATATCGGAGAGGAACCTGAAAGAATGCAGTATGGGGATGTAGTTTCTCCTATTCACCTCTCAACAACTTTTGCAAAAAAGAGCATAAAAGAAGTGGAGGAGGGCTATGTCTACTCAAGGAGCGGTAACCCCACAAGGAACAGCCTTGAGAGAAAGCTTGCGGCACTTGAGAATGCCAAGTATGGGTTGGCTTTTTCCTCAGGGCTCGCGGCGGAGTCAACGGTACTCTTGGCGTTGTTGAAGAAGGGCGACCACGTTGTGACCTTTGACGACCTCTACGGCGGCACGAAGAGGCTCTTCAATCAGATAATGGAGCGCTTCGGACTTGAGTTCACCTACGTCGATGCGAGAAATCCAGAGAACGTTAGAAAGGCAATAAGGAAAAACACGCGGATGATCTGGCTTGAAACTCCCACAAACCCGCTCCTGAAGCTTGCGGACATAAAGGCGATAGCAGAGATCGCCCACGAGGAGGGCATCATAGTGGTAGTGGACAACACCTTTGCGAGTCCCTACTTCCAGAACCCCCTCGACCTCGGAGCGGACATAGTGCTCCACAGCGTCACCAAGTACCTCGGCGGACACTCGGATGTCGTCGGTGGAGCGGTTATGGTAAACGATGAGGAGCTCTATGAAAAGCTCAAGTTCCACCAGAACGCGGTTGGAGCGGTTCTTTCGCCCTTCGATTCCTGGCTGGTCATGAGGGGCATCAAAACTCTCTCCCTCAGGATGGAGAGGCACGAGAAGAACGCCATGGCAATAGCGAAGTACCTCGAGGGGCACCCGCTGGTTAAGCGCGTTTACTATCCAGGTTTGCCGTCTCATCCACAGCACGAGCTCGCGAAGAGACAGATGAGCGGCTTCGGTGGGATGCTTTCATTTGAGCTTAAAGGGGGTCTTGAGAAGGCCATAAAGTTCGTTGAGAGCTTAGAGATCTTCGCACTTGCTGAGAGCCTTGGCGGAGTGGAGTCCCTTATAGAACTGCCGGCGATCATGACGCACGCCTCCGTCCCCAAGGAAGAGAGGGAGAGAGTGGGGATAAGAGACTCGCTCATCAGAGTCTCAGTTGGAATAGAGGACGTCGAGGATCTCATCGAAGATCTTGAGAGAGGGTTCCAGGCGGTGGGAGAATGA